In Heteronotia binoei isolate CCM8104 ecotype False Entrance Well chromosome 1, APGP_CSIRO_Hbin_v1, whole genome shotgun sequence, the genomic window ggatCACTGCAAGTTGGTTACAACTTGATGTATAAAGAATTCTTTTTGTACATCTACACAGTTGCCTAAGTTACTCAACTCCAATGGAATTTCAGTCTCTAtaactttttaaatatttaaccGTGGCATCCAATATTTACTAGTATGTCCAAAACAAGAATCTCCAGTTATTAAGTCTGTAAATCCTTTGTAATATTTTAGTATGCACACTAAGTTTTTTAATTAAGCTCAGCAGGGCACAAAAAGGCTTGTGGCAGAGAAATTCTAATCAAGAGTGGGAAAACTTAATTCAAATCAATGACTTTTAAATAGGTTTAAAATCAAGATGCCTGTGCAATGTTTCGACAAGTCCTGATGGACACCTACGCAAGGAACCACCAGGGGCTGTAGCTTCCTGGAGCTGGTGCCAGATGTCTCCCCACATGAATCGACAAGAATTATGTTTATTTACATCATGATTTGGATGTTACTTGAAATGAGTTTGATTTGTTTCTGCCCCTGCCGAGAAATCTACTTATGAAAACGTGTTGGAAGCACAGAAAGTCAGCACATTATAACTATATGGACCATGTGACAAAAAATGAAGCAATATCTCATGTCACCCTGCCCACTgtaaatatatacatacacacacacacacatatgtgccTGTTCATACTTTGCAAACTGCATGTGTTGCATAACTGAACACAGGAATGGCAACAACAGTGTGTTTCTTCCCTCCTACTCTCTGCCAATATTGAACATCTGTGACAGGATGAAAGAAGGTCATTCATATATTATGATTTATATATATCCTTAAACACTACTGCATGTGAAAATTTAACACAGGGGCCAACCTGTCTGTTAAAGCTTGTCTGTAAACAAAGGGGGACAGAGCATTGCCTTGCCTTCTGTTTATATAAGTTTAAGAACAGTAGTGAATAAAGTAATCACAATGATTCTTTGCTGTCAGAGGAGGCACCATTTCAGTCTTTATTGCTTTGTTTTTACAGATACTTTGCCATCTGGTTGCAACATTATTACTGCGATTATACATGCAGAGAGAGCAAAGTAACTTTTCTCCTAGCCCAGGAGTGTTCACAGGGGACACAAAATAAACCAAAATCACCAAGGCTGAAAAAACATTTCAACAAAATCAACTCTAGCATAAAACAAATACTTCTGGGTTAAACTTCATTTCCTGCCTACTCCGAGTATTCTTTTATCTCACCATAGGACTTGCTTGGTCATACTTGTGTTAATAGCCCTTTGGCAAAAAAAGAGGCTTGCTTCAGGCACAAAGCCAAACCACAGTTTGATAGCATGAGAATCATGGCTTATGcactttctcccccttccttcttcttttgtATGTTCACTGCAGACTTGTGTATTTCAGCACAAGCCAGTGTTTGATGTTACAACTCCAACATGCAACTATGATTTGTAAGATCCCTGCAACATATGATCAAACTGATTTGGATGGAATAGCAAACTACAGTTTGTGAGCAAGGAGAAGCCATCACCCAAGTGTACAAGGAGAATGCAGTGCAATACACATAACTTGTTCACAGAGTTGCCAAACCATTGTGGTAGCTACACATTATGTCCAAACCAAACCAATGAGATCTCAgcagaaagcttttttttttttttataaatcagATTTCTTAGGCAGCATTTTGGACATCGTGAAGAAATCTGTGATGGGCTCAATTCATCCTTATGccatccttcccttcctttcaccCAACATGCAGAGAGAGTGTATAAACGTTCTCTGTTTTCTGTTATGTTCTAATGCAGGCACCTGGCCAAATTGAAGCTTGCTTCTTCCCCTCAAACTAGGATTTGAGGGCTTTTATTCATGTTCTATACACAAGGGAATGAGGGAGAGGGAGCGAGCAGGTAGGCACTGCAACAAGCCCAGTTTATGCCCATCACAAACAGAGGTTTGTTTGCTCTGTCTGAATACAGCCTCTGCCTTTATGATTCCAGTCTTACAATATCTACTGCATCTTAATAAAATACAAAGGAAAAAACTTGAAACAAAACTTTTACACCCGGCCCATTTTTATACGAGAGAGAAGACAGAAGCACTGTACCCAGAGAAGCTGAGTTGAAATATGTTTCAAGATAGGAAAATGCACACAGAtgatacaataataaaaacctacagcagaTTGTGAGAAGTTACAGAATGCTTTCATAACAGAGGGAGTGGGCAAGAAAATGGCATATGACACTCCAGGTGGTAAGTACAGGCTAATGCACactgaaaagaaaaacaattcTTACTCAATTTTAGCCTagttattgcccccccccccattcggaataacgagacaaacaaggtggaataaagggccactttatttaaacttaacggcaatggGAAAAATGGGGGCCAGGACAAGCCAGAGGTCATAACCCGACCACCTCGACccgaaaactgggcgagccccaggcctcaggtgtgagccgacccaacggctcaaacctgGCCGGCCGGGCACGAGATCCCGTTCACGAAGCTCCACCCTCACCCAAGCCATGCAGCCCGAGTTGTGGACAACTCAATAGTGACGGGATCccgaggctccctggagccaaccttgtaccgtacagcttaggtcaccccagggacgcccTACACCCCAACGGTgcgttgccatgggagctcaccaataccccaaaagaacatgttcccaacagtaaaccgccagtgaccaacctattaaCAGCACCGCCCAAGCCAATTGCCAACGCACCGTCCACAATGCAAGGTAGGGGAAAACACTCCCAGACTTGGCCAATATGTTTGgaagtgaaaaattcctacctggccccataatcaggcgaccagcctatgcctgcactgcatgacgggcgggcgggccgatgAGCCCCCCAAAACCAACTGCGACACAGGGGCTGGGtcagcctatataaggctgcccacGCCCCTAGCAGTCCAGGGCtaaaccattgtctcccatccagcaggggaggcaatggacggcccccagcctaaggcggtcaattggccgctcggctgggtggggctgaATTAGCTACAACCTCTCAAGAAAGAAATGCTGAAGTCCTCGTGGGCTACTTGTGCACTTGCAAAATGCACTTCTGTATATAGGAAACAGATGCTAGGAATcactgggaggggagggatgtgAAAACACAGCTCCATACAAATGGATGGTGTAGTACAGAGTGCTGAACTAAAATCTGAGAGGCCTGAGATCCAGCTGCCATGCTACCATGaggtttgctgggtgaccctgggccagctaCACACCCTAAGCctaacagttttcagagggctgTTGTGACAAAGGGAGAACCGCTTACTCTGCTATGATCTCCTTTGTGGAAAGGAAGGATAAAATGCACCAGAAAGATGCATACATAGATCTAAAGCAAGCAGAGGGTGTGAGAATATAATACCATTACATAAATACCAGTCTTATAACTCAGTGGGGAATAAAGCTGTAGTAACACAAAGAGAAAGGATCCCTCTCCAAAAATTCCACAAGGAGAAAAGAAATCTAAATGCTACAATTCAAAGAGAAGCAGAACCATTTACAGTGTTAATATTCACTCCAATTTTCACAAGTATAATCACTGTCAGTGATGCATCTGACATAGCTAAAGAAATGCAGTATAAGCGCCTAGCCTGGGAACTGGAGGGGAAATTGAGGAAGAAGGATTCAAACTGTAGCAGTAACAAAATCACCAATTGTCTGCAGGCAACCAGGAGCTTTTCATTTCAGCTGCTATTTTAGCCAACAATGACTGCACAATGATGGAACAGTCTTTCAAAGTGCATTTTCCGGGCTCCATTAGCCCTGACAATCTCTTCACAGCGGTTTTTTCCCACTATTGGCTTGTGACAGCCAGTCATTAGCTCAGTGACACTGGCTATGATGAAAGATGCCAGAATACAAAGTCCAGGAGAGGCTATCTTCAGCATCTTGTTCCCTGCAGGCAGAACTACAGGAGATGGGAGTTCAGCCAAATGGTTATTTAACACAGGATGCTAATATTTATGGAATTTGCATTGCAGTGCACACTATAAATTAATTAACCCCAATATTCTTTACCTACCCAGATCATCACTAATCAATTTTGCTTGTTTATCCACCTTAAGTTCATCTTACTCAGACTCAAGACACCTCCAAATAAGTTCTTaaatcacccccccacacacacacacaaatctcccAAGAGATAATTTCATGGATTTTTACAAAAATCTTGCCATCTTTTCCCTTAAGACAGTGGTGCTCTATCTTTCCAACTATTCCCTACTAGGCAAATCCAATTTGCTATTTCACTGAATAATTTCTATACTATAGATTTGACATTTCAAATAAATGTCATATTTTTGGCTGAAAAACAGGGTGTTCTCAGTTGTTCAGCATATTTCAGGCAATGCATCTGATGCTAGAAATTTCACAGAGAGCATTACAACATACTGCATCAAAAAACTTACTGCATTTCACCCAGCAGCAGTAATCACCATGAAAAGGGGGTTCTgacagcaatcctaaacaggtctactcagaagtaagcttattcccaggaaagtgttcttaggataaTACTGATAAGTACACAATCCTTCTCACACACTTTGAATGTGGTCTTAATatctttatttatagtccacctttctcgctAAGACTCAGGCTGATTACAGTGCAGACAGTATAAACCAACCAATGAACAATGTGGTTGGACTAGGACTACAGAATTAGAGAACAATGCAAACAAACTATTGAAGACAAAGTATAGTAAACAATACAGAAAGTGAATTACAAGGTACAAGACAACACAGTAAAAGCAGGTTATACCTACAGTGATCACTGCAGTGGATAACAACCCTATTCATTAGAAGGAGCCCTCCTGGACTGTTTCATTATATCACAGTTCCAATCTCTTTAAAAACGCCCTCCTGAACATTTGCTTTGCACATTGTGCAGAATGACAGAAGAGTGCAGGcccttctgacctcctcaggAAGGCTATTCAACAAGGTGGGAGCCACCACATAGAATGCACATGAGTGGGCAGCCACCAATCCTGCCCATTTGCTGGGTGACACCTTTAGGCTTCGCCTCAATGAGTGAAACTGTCACAGCAGAGCATGGCCATAGCAGAAGAGGAAGTCATGCAGATATGTGGATCCAAGGCCCTTTAAGGACTTTGTAGGGGATTATAGAACCTTGAATTGAACCCACAAACTGATCAGTAACCAGTGCAGTGTCTGCAGAATGGCTGCAACATGCATGTTCTACCTAATAACCTGGCTGCAGGGTTCTGCAACAATTGAAATTTGAGTTGTCTTTAAGGGCCAGACCTCAACTAGAGCGTATTTATAATAGTCTAGCCTCAAAGGTAACCACAGCATGGATCAATGTGTCCAGATCAGCCAAGTCAGGGTAAGGAGTCATCTTCTTGATTAACAGAAGCTGATTCTTCTATCAGAAAGTTACAGCACTGCACAACAACTAAGTTTTTCATTACACTGCAATCCTTTTAAATGTTTGCATTAAAATGGATTTACTACAATTCCTTATGTGTAATTCATTTCAACTGTCCCTAGGCCATTGCAGAGTTAGAAACTGGCACACAACTTACCCATTTTTACTGAACACTCGGAGCCACACTTGAAAATTTGGCCCCAGCAGACACAAGCAGTGCAGAGTAGTGAATGTAGAAAGGAGAACTGCAAATAAGAAGGTCTCAAGTACTGATCTGAAAGGAATGGATGCAGAAAAAAGAGTTATGCTGCTGACTTCTTTAGAAAAAGTTCCAGAGAGCTTTTGGAGGTAGCTCACAAGGTAAAAACTATACAATGAAATCATAAAAAAACAACATATGAATTACCGGTATTGAAACAAGCCAGAAGATAAATCCAGGTCATACAAACAACATTCAGTAGCCTAAAATGACATCCATAAAGGAGTCTTCAGGTTAAAAGTAGACCATTAAAACCACCTAAAAATAATAGAATCTCTGTTAACCTCAGTAAAAAGAAATCTTTTGCCTGGTGCCTAAAGCGCACTAAGTAGTCATCAGGCAAGTTTCAAGGCAGAGACCATTCCAAAGGCAttgtgccactactgaaaaaaaCCTTGTCTTTGGTTGTCACCCACCTCTGCATGACTGTCTCAGCAAACCCAATGGAAAGCAAACAAGGGGTCAGATCAAGTTGGGTAGGTCatgttagcctgtctgtagcagtTAGAAaacagtaagagtccagtagcatcttaaagaccaacagaatttgtggtagggtatgaactttcatgaatcactgcccactgtatctaaagaagtgagcagtaactcctgaaagctcataccctgctaaCAAATTTTGttatgtctttaaggtgctactggactcttattcttttcAACTGCTACAAGGAGTCATTACACTTCCAGAACTTTTACAATATAGGGAAAAGACAAGCACAGGAGGCATCATTAAAGGAAAAGGTACACAGTAAGATATTAAATTGGGAACACTTTTTgtatgaactttttttttaacccgAAGATCTATTTTTCATTTACATTCCCAGCTTCCAACACTATTTTTACTGGAAGCCTAAAGAGAATTATGGGGCATGATATGGTCTAAAGAGAAGTATGGAGCACATTAAAGGTGGAGAAAATTTCCTAGTTAATATAAAGAAATGGCATAAAAGACGCAACAATTCtgagaagaactggatttggttcAAAAATTCCCAGCATTAATGAATGGTCTTGATCATTAACTATGTTAATAAAGGTGTTTTGTATACCAATTTTTCAATTCTTCCAGCTTTCTTTTCTATGTTCTTTTGTAAGCTTTCAGTATACAAATAAAAATCATTATGTACTTCAAAAGACAGTTTTCCCATTTTAAACTTTGCCCCTAGAAAAGAGTAAGTATTCCTGGATATGTCAGAATATGCTACCAGTGAATCTATTTCTCAATAAAGCATGTTCTCTCctctgaaacaaaaaaaataaagaaaagacaAGACTAAGTATTTATGAAGAGACAGCTCTTCTGGTCTCTGCAGCCTTCTACTGCAGAACACTCTGCCAATTCAGCATTGCACCCACTCAGGGAAACAGCTAACAACGTAAATGGCAATTTCTCCAGATTATTGTTATTTTCAAAATAAACCACTGATTTAGGGTTCTTCATTATAgttcaccattttttttaaaaaaaagtttaattaaaaGCCCAATTCCAAGCATATTTGCTCATAATTAACTCCCATAGTTCTCACCGAGATAGTAAATCTGTGCCTGGGCTGAACCACATCAGACTGAAGGTAGAGAAACTGAATGGGGAATTCTTCAGTACAAAAAATTCTGCCCACAGAAATGTGGCAAGGAGAGAGGGTCTAGCCAGGCTTGTCACCAACATGTTCCTTTTCTATGTACAGggactttttaaatatataaaatgaaaGAACATATAATTATGTGAGCCCCAGAAATGTTTGCCATCTCAGCAAAGGCCACCCTTCATCCAAATTTACTTCCAATTAAATGAGTACAGGATCACTGCTTCAAGGAAAGCGTATGCAAATCATTAGACAAAACAGTGTGATTTATATTTGATTATTGAAGTGGCATTTTTAAAGACTTACTCAATTAACGGTGCTCCATAAAGAACAATTATTCCATGAAATAAGATACAGGACATGAAGAAGTACACACAGCATCTTATAAACTTTGCCACCTTTTAAATAGAAGAAAATTTTACATTAACAAGAGACAAGAAGCCCTGCgacattaatttttttaaaaatatttttctactAACATTTCACTAAGTGGATACTTGCAAGAATGAACCCAAGAACAGCACAGATGAGCATTACTCTTGGAGCCAAATAAGTAGTTCAAGAGCGTATACTGGCACACCATACACCTTATTGTAATATGGGGCATGATGCAGTCAGAGCTGACCACTTTTTAAAGTGCCATAGCTTTCATCTGGAGAAGTAAAAACACATTCATACACTTCccactaaagtcaataaaattttatttttaattgagtCAAGATGTTTtaataagagggagggaagaaccaAGTTAAGGACAATGTTACTTAAACAGCTAAAGCAGACTGCTAGAGCTGGAAGTTTAAGCTAATCATTTCCAAAATACCAACAAGTTCCATCCAAATcgaatgtttgttttgggggCTCAAATAATGGGTCTTTCCCAGCCCCAATCCTTAAGGTCCTTTTGAAACTGAGTGGGAGAAACCAAACACTTGATCTTATGAAAGCAAAACCTGCATTGTTGAAGGTCAGCCCCTGCATCCTACTCCAGAGAGCAATGACCTTGACTACTATTCATCTGTTTTTGAGCAAAAAGCTAACATACCACCACATGCCATTTCAAGGAGGAGAAATCCTAGTCTTTATATGACAAAAACTGCAAGAGAAAGCATGATTGCACAATACAGTAGTTAATAGAATGAGCCCAGAAATCTCCAATTGAAATCTGATCTCAGTAGTGAGCTCATTAGAAAATAGAAGACAAGCCTAGCTAACCCATCTGGTCTCTCTTACATAAGTATTACTAAAATAACTTACATAATATACTTTAAATACTCTTTAAAGACTTGAGATGCTCCAAGTAACATCATCACTATCTCTAAAGAATGAAGTGACTAGCCACTTTGTAGACGACAGAAGGAGCCAAAACAGATAACCCGTAGACACAGTAAGGGTCCCTATCTCATCAGGAGTCTTCTCAGCTATCTCAAAAATATGACATCGAAAATTAGCCAACTCCTCCTCAAACAAAGAAACCAACCAACCAGCCTGCCCAATGTGGTCTAAGTAAGCCCCTGGCACACATAGAGAGCATTTGAGAGTCGATTAAAGAGGAAAAGGGAGCTTATAAAATCTGAAaggagagagagattttggggggaggggtttccaaATTATCACTGTCCCTGGCCATTCACTGCCGGTCCCAAGCTTGTTCCTCCTCATAGCAAAAGCATGCAACTCATGCTGATCAACAATGCTGCAAAACAGGGCCCAAGAGgatttctgcaaatctgggggaATCCCAAGTAGAAAAACAttgcttccccttccctgcaaAAGAGGTGAACTGTACATGCATGCTTTCCTCCTGCTACCATTGAACTTCGATAAAGGTCAGGAACAAGACAGGAGGCCATTAAGCTGAAGTGCAATTTCCTACTTCCCGTCAAGTCTTAGATCTAACAAGAGGAAGAGAAACGTCCAGTCCTAAGCCCAATTTTTACCCAGAACTCTCCTTAATATACCCATGCTGCTAAAGGAAGACTTAGGGCAGCCAGTCTGGAACCTGACTGCTGTGTAGCACTGCTTTTGGATAGCTGGAGACTCAAACATAAGTGCCGTAGCAgcggaggccaaactgtggctcaggagccacatgcagctctttcatacAGTGTGGTTCCTAGAGATCCAAGAGGAACTTAATATAGGCTTACTGTCAAGTAAACATGGTTATCATTGGGACCTCagtctctgagcactgacccacagGTAGGTggctatttctgccatgtgtgaagcagggaaggagggggaaataggcacacttgcaagctcttctcctccaccaccagcAGACCTAGatcagggaaagagagtgcaagagctgagggagccattgGAAGGAGGGAAGACATTAAAGAGGGCTGCACAGGGTACCCCCTTATGTTCATAggtcttgtaggagctgtatttactaaccttagtGTCAagtcaaagagagatgcataatgatgcaaatggtggtcagtgatttatatggtacatgagtgtttccttctcccactggtgcaaaaaatatTTCCCTAACCTTTCCGTATGCTGCTCTTATGGGGACTGCTAttcccatttttgtttttttttaaatctccttctagcatggttgtgttgtaaagtgcatatatatgtattttatctttctgtgcaaagaaagtattaaaagATTTAATAAATCATGTATTGcgattctcaaacatctgaagtttattctatgtggcttttacgttaagcaagtttggccacccctgtgctatagctTTAGAAATACACATACTTGAAACTACCAGTGAGCCCCCACAAAGGAGCTTAGCCATCTGTGCTTTAATTCTTGTTTCAGCTACATGAAGTGCACAACAAGGTGTTAATGACAGTACTAGAGCAGACTTTCAGCTGAGTAATACCCTATAACATTTCAGTCTAAGGTCCTACTTATTAGTATCCATATCATCAAggcttttttgggtaggaaaaaccccagcagaaactcatttgcacattaggtcacacaccctgaagctaagccagctggaactgcattcctgctcaaaaaaagccctgcatatcatACCAAGAattacattaaaacaacattcagTCTTACTTTGTGGGCAACTGAGCTTCTTTTCATAGATGGATTTGGTTTAAGGATAAGATACAAAATTATGTTGACAGCTCCAACACTCGCTGAACAGATGCACAGCCATATCAGATGTGTTCCCAAGACTGAGAAGTTCTTCAAAAAAAGTGAGGGAATGAGAGTTGCTAAAATAATGGAAGCTATACAGATAGCATTAGCAGAAAGCAGTCTCTTTATTTCTGTATGTCTCATGGTGTTCTTTCTTCAGCTTTCACCTGTTGAGAAGCAAAGTATATTTATGTACCGACACATACTGAAGAGCAATACTCTTATAAAACACTGTAATAAAATTCAGAATGACAGTATAATTCTAATTTGATACATAAACCATCTCCAGCAATAAAGCTCTAAAGCAGAGATGGAAATCCTATGCATACTTATTTCGGGCTTCAGTGAGACCTGAGTACAAGTATCACTTGTGTCACTTAACAAGAAAGAACTTAACAAGGATTTGGACAACTGGTCAGCAACAATAAAGCTTTTCTTGTATGCTTAAAGAATGATCCCATAACTTCCAGTGCAATCccatgattggctgagggagggaggaggagggaaagagccagataaAGCCTTTCCTTAACTGGATGAgagcttctccctctcctcctctggaatgGAAACAgccagatggggggtggggagagagagatggtgtcccctggcagcagaccagattcacagagacagagagattgATTGAAGTCCTATGCTTAAGACCAACTATGTGATTAGAGAGTCTGTTGGtatgaaaggtatcactaaaggcctctgagggagtaCTCATTGGGGCCAATCCTGACTATGactgtcagttccaggttggtgggaaattcctggagattctgtggtagactgagaggggcataggagttagggctttagttagccagatccaggttcttgctgtggaagctgactggagaATTTCAgaacagtcacagactttcagcctaacttaccacagtggggagaagagaatgatgtaaactgctttggtctccccccccccccccgccactatggagaaagactgtccttttcctatgtaaaggctgcggggaggggggggggcaatggaaagctgaagtcagaggagcacataaaaggaaggagatagggttgccaactccaggttagggaattcctggagatttaaagggtggatcctggagagaatggggtttgaggaaaggtgggacctcagacaggtactatgccatagactccaccaaaccagccatttctttctggggaatcactgttgccaatttccaggtgagggctggagatcacgatcagcttcccttgaggtggggggatgCCTCCAGTAAAGCCACATTTTATGTCAGGGCGTAAGCATGCTTCCTCAATTTCTGTACGCACTTACTTGGGTTCAAGCCGCTACCAAGTCAGTGTGATTTACTTTCAAGTCACCCAGAGCCGGACTGGCCTCAGCTCCAAATAAGATCTTCGATGTAGTTACTTGAGACTAACACTTAACTCAAGGGAACTTACTTTTGAATAAGTACGTAGGAGACTGGGAtgctaggatttttttttgtttttgttcagtcgcacagtcgagtccgactctttgcgaccccatgctAGGATACAGCCCGCATAATCTCAAGGAGAGCGGTTTACATGAAGGCACAAGACTCCCAGGACCGGAGGGGGGAACGGGGCAAAAGGTGAGCACTAGGCCGAAAGGCTTCCCTTCTTCCATCTTACCTGTAAGTCTTCCACGAGCTACTGGGAGGAGCTTCCCCGCCACATTCATGAGTCACCAGATGAGAGACTCCACGTCCTTTCAACTACAAACCAAAGCCGCCACTACGCCTACGGCCGCCGTCAACAAGAACGTGATAAAACTGACATTGAGCGATCACCAAGCGGATAACCTATGAGGTCGAGCCTTTAAAACAATCCCAACCAATAGGCCCCGAAGGAGGCGGGGCTTCCGCCTGGAAACTAGGAAAAGGAATAAGACCTTAACCGGAAGTTAAGGTCGTTGTTGTTGACAAGTTTTCAAGTCGACCGTCGCTGCTGATTTAGCTTTGGAGTGTGGGCTTCGTCGCGGGTGATTCGCCATGGTGTGCGAGAAATGTAAGTTACTCGCGGGTCAGAGGAGTAGGAGGCTGAAGGAACGGGTCTCTGTTAGGAGGAACGTGACGAAACGTAACAAGGGGTGGATGCTGTTTGTCGGAGGGAGTTCCCTTAAGAGAAATAGTCGTTAAACGCTTCTCTAACTCGGtgatcctcccccccacccccaacccccgaGGCTGTTTCGTATGTGTCTGAATGATTAAGTGCTCCTTCTTGGGCTCTGAGTTCCGACACACAGGGAGATTTTGGAAGCCTagcctggagagggcggggtgGCATCTTGGtagggtataaagccatagagtccaccttccaaagtgg contains:
- the LOC132577983 gene encoding phosphatidylinositol-glycan biosynthesis class F protein-like, which encodes MRHTEIKRLLSANAICIASIILATLIPSLFLKNFSVLGTHLIWLCICSASVGAVNIILYLILKPNPSMKRSSVAHKVAKFIRCCVYFFMSCILFHGIIVLYGAPLIESVLETFLFAVLLSTFTTLHCLCLLGPNFQVWLRVFSKNGALSIWDNNLQITTMCSMVGAWFGAFPIPLDWDRPWQVWPISCSLGATFGYMAGLLIAPLWIYWNRKQLTYKSR